The Lycium barbarum isolate Lr01 chromosome 4, ASM1917538v2, whole genome shotgun sequence nucleotide sequence cTCAGCCAGATATGACAAGTGTTTTTGAGGTATCAATAACGGAAAAAACTGAAGATTCTGTTGATCAGCAAACACACCGTGAAGTTCCCGTAGGTCCTCTCTACCAAGCCGAAGTCCCTGAATGGACTGGTGTGATTTCTGAGAGTGATTCTAAGTGGTTAGGCACACGAATGTGGCCTCCGGAAGTGGAAAAAACAAAATCTTTAGTTGAGTTAGATCCTATTGGGAAGGGAAGAAAAAGTTCATGTGGTTGTCCATTTCCGCAATCTGTTGAATGCATCAGGTTCCATATTGCAGACAAGAGGAGTAAGTTGAAGCTCGAGCTTGGTCGTTTGTTTTTCCGGTGGAGGTTTGACCGGATGGGGGAAGAAGTTGCGCTTTCATGGACAGATGAAGAGGAAGAAAGGTTCAAAAATATGGTAAGGTCAGGTGCTAGTACGTTGAAAAGCAAAAACTGGAAGAACTATAAGAAACTGTTTCCATCCAAGACTAGGAATATGTTGGTTAGTTATTACTTCAATGTATTCCTTATCAAGCGCCGGAGCTATCAAAACCGGGTTACTCCAAAGGACCTCGATAGCGATGATGACGAGATAGATTTTGGATGTGTCGGCAGCAGTTTTGGTGATATTAGATTTCATGCACCAATCTCCAGGTCATCACTAACATGCACCCAGAATGAGGTATGCACTGATCTGGAGTAAAATGTCATGAACTCTGTAGGTTCTTTTCTAGTTGATACCAAAACAAATATGTTTTCTTGAACTCAGCAGGCAGTTATTACAACTTGCTTGACAATTTTGACAGACTAGTTGAGTGCAGTGGATGGCAAGTTGGATAATACTAGTGGTAATTTGATTGTGAAGGCTTGCTCTGCTTGAACATTAGGTGAGATGATGCAGCAAGGCGAAATACAAATTAGTAGAAGGCTGTGATGATGTTGTTATGTAAATGCATTATCAAAGTTTAAACAAGTTTTATACAAGGATTCAAAGTTTTCTTTATTGTTGCTTGATGCTTATGTGGAATGTGCGGGTCATATAAGATTTAGACAAGATCAGTTTTGATCATATTCGCCTTTGACTACAAGTAGCACACATGTGCTATAGGTTAAAATGAAAGAATGTTGCTAGCGgagtttagttatgtcttatatAAATCTTTAAAGCACTTGTCCTTTCTGTTTGGTGCATCGGAAAATGCATTAGTATCTTTCATAAGCTACATGGCTTAAATTATCTAGGACAGTAAACTACATTTCTTTAGGCGCATCTTCACAGATTAACCAACTTTCTTCATGCTAGTGGCCTTCATTATATATCCTCTTCTTTGATAAACTTGACAACAAGTAAGTAATCAATTTTCACTTCTAAATCTTTGTATCCCCTTTCTTTAGCTAATTAAGGTCTTGTTTGATTCTTCATCGTTCTATAGTGAGACTTGACTTGATGTACGCATCATTTACCTATATATCCTAATATCCATTTTCCGCATTCATCATTAAAGATATCCCTCCAAAAACAACATTTCCAGTGGGCGTCTTGATACTGTCATCAATATTAAGTTTCATCTTCCATGCATAAGGAGGCGACCAAACAATTAATTGGCTTGTTTAGATACAAAGATTTGCGAAGGAAATACTTCATCAATTTTCTTAGCATAATCTCTAATTCACTTACATATAATTTCAATAATTAGGTACTTCTTTCCAATCAAATTTATATTTCACTTTCTTTTAGAAAGTGGTTCTAAAAGACTATAAAGCCTTTCTGACTAATTTAAAGCACATCACAATGGACGGGAAAAGATCCATACTTTATATAACTAGTTGGGATTTGTAGGTTAATAGAATATATAGATAACTCGTAGTGTTGAAGAGTGTTAATCTATTGAGTATTAGAATGAAATGATGCCAAATAGAATGAACTGAAGAATAATGATTTATATAGTTGACTTTAACTGCCTGATcggtaaatattttttaaattctgGATGACCTTAATTGCACAAGTACATCAAACCTTATGTATGAAACATgtcatttttttaatatatactTTTCAACATTATTCTTGGTTGAGCTAAGTAAATATTTAAGAGAACTTCGAATGGTAGAATAAAATACTTAATAAGAATTCATCTAATCGACTTTAAACTTGCTTGGATTTAGGGGTACTAGTTGCAGCATGAATGATTCGTGTGGTGTTAAAATGACGTTCCAATTAAGTTAGTCAGATATGTAAGGGAAAGGTTATTTTCTTTTCCACCTTTTAACTTTTTAAATTTTGTCAAACTTAATCACCTTGACCAAACAAAAAGGATAAGATTACGATATTGATGTAGCTATTTGAGCAAACAATTTTCCACCGTGATCTACGATTATTTTAATTGACCAGTTCAAAGCACGACGACTTTGGTTTCCTTGTTCACATACTTTAATGCCACATTATTCGTATTAAAATAATCCTATTTTAACGTAGTACTCGTgcgtatttaaaaaaaaaaaaagtttcaaaaGAAAATGTTCGAATGAATTAGAATTTGATAATAAACATGATATAGTGATCAGAAGATGTGAGAGTTTTAAAATGGCATACCAAAGCAAGataatgcaaaaataaaaaaattctacATATTAATTTTAAAGTAATTGAGATTGACAGGTCATTCAAGGAGAGAGATCAGTGTGCAAAACGAAAGgaagaaggaaatatgtgaaaCAAAACAAGAGTAATAATTTCAATTTATATTATCTGTAAAACTTCTACACATCCTCCAGTTCTTGAGAAATACATTTGGAAACTTTAATCAGAAGTTTATCTAAATCACCCTTCATTTCTCTCTCAAACGTCTGACTTAATTAATAAACATTTCACTTATGGAAGGGTAAGGATCAATGGCAGATCCAGAATTTTTACCCAGGGAGTTTGAAAAACAAACAAAagcaaatataaaaaataatgttgtcccTGGAAATCGAACCTAGGATGCTAGAGATAATTTTGAACACCTTAGACCACTTGAGCTAACattttgcatttgttcagggtATTCAAAAGTGTACATAAACATAGAAAACCtatcctatatatacactgtaatctTGAGTGTTCTAAATCCACCCCTTGTAAGGATAGATTTGAAAAAAGAAGAGTAGCAAATAACTCTCCCCTTTTTTTTACATAACATATTTTGAATCAAAACTGATACTACATGGATGCAATAGAAGGGAATCGTTACAACATTGGCTAACGAGAAAGAAATTCTTTTTAACTCTAAAATAATCTTCGGTGGAATTTCGAGTCTCTTAAGACTCAATACAAAGTAATTAAATTCGATTCCATATCTGTGACCAACGTGCATTGTTTGTGCAGCTATGGCAGAGATGAATATATCATGATTTCTCTGAACAGACAAAATATCCACTAAGTTAAAAATCAGCAACTCAAAAAAGCAACATGTCTCTCAAACTCACAGTTGTCAAGTTAGATATATTCTCGAACAGACACAAATCGATTATGTCACTCTACAAACAGTATCTTAAATTTGAGTTTATACGAATGCTAGAATTGGCATACAATTACATCCTCTCGACAATAAAGAATGAATTAGGTGAACTTTATTACCCTGGTTCAATATACTTCTCCAAGAACACTCGTTATATTGGCAACTTTCGCCCTAAATGGAAAATAGGGACGGGGCATTTGATGCAATAGTGTACCCGATATGCTCGAAAAAAAAGATGCTTTCTTCTTGCTCACCAAAATTATGGCAGATATGGCCTGTAAAGTTAAGACCTGAAACTTGAGATTAATATATAAGAAATTAAGAATGAATAAGTTCCAAGAGAATGTAAATATACAAGGGATAAGACTTACCACGCACCTTTTTAACAATATAGCAGCTCTCATCCAGATGAAAAAAAATATTCAGAGAGATGTGTCATTCCTCTTCTGGTTGGAATTCAAGATCTAACTTCCTCTTTAAATGTGATCGGTCAGCGCTGCAGGTGAAAAAACGTTCAGGAGATTTATAGTGATACCACATCAAAGTAGTTACTGGTCCCTACAATGACTAAATAATATTTTCCTGCATATCCAAATTCTTGATAGCAATCATCATACTAATGTTAGCACATTCAGGATATTTCCTCAGAAAACAATACACCAAAATAACATCTGTTTTAGTTCTCGTTTTTTCGGAGAAAAGCTTATTTTCTTGGGAACTACGGTAACTTGACCACTAGTTGAacacccaacccccccccccccccccccttttttttcctGGTATCGTCTGCACATGTAGTTTTGAATAACAAAAACCATGGCAGTACAGATTATGCAAACTAAAAACCAAGACGTGCATAGGGTTAAACAATCAAAaggcaaccccccccccccccccccttttttccTGGTATCGTCTGCACATGTAGTTTTGAATAACAAAGTCCCATTTTTTGTGAACAAAAACCTTGGCAGTACAGATTATGCAAACTAAAAACCAAGACGTGCATAGGGTTAAACAATCAAAAGGTCCGCTACAAGGCCAAAACAATATCTGCTTCTGTTACCCTTCTTTCTACTGAATGAATAATTTCGCAGCACTGAAGAACAAAGAGCAAATTTTGAAGTGAAAATGTCCAAACTCTATAGCTCCGCATTAATAATGAAATGCATCCCAAACTAATTTCCCTTCATGGATTCTATGACAAACAGCTGGAAGAAATTGCTACAGTCCCTAGTTAGAATGAACTTACAGTAAAACAGAAAAACATTGATCTATTAATCAATTAAGCTAGTACGTTGGTTCAAGATAATTCAGGGAGAATAAAAAAAGTTTGATCACTTGAGCACAACCAATGTGTGAGTTCAAAGGCAATACATAACCATGTTAGATCAACGGGGCAACAATGGTATATAGCCAACAAGAGAGATCAAGAACAAATGTAAACTATGGTTAGTACTTAGTAGAAGCTATTGCAAGGCGTATCAGCTAATACCTGGTAATGGTCGGTCTAGTAGGTGGTTTCATCCCAAAGACTGAGAAATCCAGTGACATGGGTACCTGTTCACTCCTCTCACCAGCTTGTCGGAATTCATTTCCATGGTCATCCATCTTTTCTGGACGCACATTCGCCTCAAATCCTTCGCGATTTGGCATCACTCTCCTTGACTTTCTTGGCGGAGACAATACCACAGGACCATCATGTGGATTGAGATCTGAAACCCTAGGATTTGCGGGTTCCCGCTTAGGGGGAGGTCTTGGAAGCTGAGCTGGCTCCGTAGGTGGAGGTCCTGATGAGAAGTACCTAAAGAAAGGAAAAGTTCAGTACCCACAGCAACCCCAAGTGTGCAAACTAAACAAGATGAAGAAAAACATACCGATGCTCCAATGCTTGCTCCGCTGAAATTCTAGTTTTTGGGTCGTATGAAAACATCTTTGACAGAAGATCTATGCAATCTTCAGTAGCCGTTGGAAACAATATTTTGAGTGGTTGTCCAGGGACAAATTGGTACTCAACATAATCCGGCAAGTAGACCATATCATGCCACTGTGAAGGCTTTGGGGTCCCAAAGGCCGCAAAAATCTTCCCCAGCTGATCAATATCACTGTTTCCCTAATATAGTCACAGATTTCAAAACAAATTATTGGCTAAAAGAACAAGGCGGATAGGAGTAGTGAAAGTAGCACATGAAATGTAACACAAGTTCAAATAGTTATCAGGAAATCGGAAGAACTTATCATTGAAAAGGATCATCATAGGAACAAGGAAGGGAAAAAATGTTCAGTCTAGTTCGATAACTAATTTGCTTTTAACTATGGCTTCATCTTCAACTGCCCTAATGCACATGAAGCTTTCTAGAACAGAACTAAGAGGGACAATTAGTTCACAGCTTTTATTCTTCTAGTGAAATGTCATGTAAATTTAATGAGAACACATAGAGGAAAGACAACATAACTCACAAAATTGCCTAAGTAACGAAAAATAGAGGGTAAGTTCTTCGTATAATAATTACAGAAAGACAGATCATGAACATTTGGATGATATGTCCCCCATAGCAAAACCCACTAACCAAAACAAGTAATAGACCACGTGGATGCATAAATCACATCTAACCTCAAACGACATATGCAGTTTCACCCCCATAAAGACCCAACCCCTTATCCTACCAAAAGCATATATACTTCAGCTAAAATGATAATGAAAACCTTTTTTGGAAATGGTAAGTATAAATGACAAGGAAAACTTATGCCTTTGGGACTGTTTTCAGGAGTGTGAGGCTCCTCCTTGGCTCTCCATATAACTCCTATTTCTTCTTGGTTCAATAAGATAGTCAAGTCTTCAAAGCCTAACTTGAAACTATATAATCTCATGCAACATTTGAAAAATTGTAGTTGACGATGAAGAAGATTAATTACAAATAACAACGTCATATTCCTTAAACTGATTAGCGGTCAGGCATAGCGCCCTCCTTGGCTCTCCATATAACTCCTATTTCTTCTTGGTTCAATAAGATAGTCAAGTCTTCAAAGCCTAACTTGAAACTATATAATCTCCTGCAACATTTGAAAAATTGTAGTTGACGATGAAGAAGATTAATTACAAATAACAACGTCATATTCCCTTAAACTGATTAGCGGTCAGGCATAgcgcccccctccccccccccccccccccaccccctctTTTTGTGATATTCTTATATGAATATATAAcacaggaagaagaagaagaagaagtatttttttttttttttttttgacaagtaGAAGAGAGTAGACGTACATGTCTTAAGAGCAAAAGTCTAAAGATGCATACAAAAAGAGTGTTTATTCCCTGGAAGTGAAGAAAGTTACTAACAAAGGATACAATAGCGAAACAACTAGGACTGTCTGGGTTCAGAAGTTAATATGAAAAACTCTTCCAGAAAAGAGCATCTCCTACATTACACTATACAAAAGATCAAGTAGAATCTGGCAAATTGAGTCATGTAAACTAGTGATAGCACCAACCAATGTCACCTATAAGGACTTGTGAGAAATATAATCATGACATAGACGTTCACCTGTAAAAATGGTCGCCGCAGGAGGAGCTCAGCAAAGATACATGCAGCGGCCCAAACATCTACTCCAGGTCCATACTGCTTCGCGCCAAATAATAACTCTGGTGCTCTGTACCACCGGGCAAAAACCTAATAATATCCAACCAGATTAAAAGATAAATTTTGCTTACACTATTTGCAAAAGTAACAGGTAGAGAGAGTGTGATAAGAAAATGGCAAATATGATTTtaccggaaacagcctctctaccatggtagaggtaaggtctgcgtacattctaccctccccagaccccactttgtggaatttcactgggtatgttgctgttgttgtatGATTTGTGAACTCACCAAAAATGAAATgttaaagaaagaaagagtaaagagacaggatcttttttttttttttttgaggaggAGAAAGGATAAAGAGACGGTAATTCCTAATATCTGCACTATTTTGACAACATCCTGCTCAAATTTGTACGCATACCACAAAAAGGCCATTCCTAATTCACCAATAACAAGGTTAAACAAAACAATCAACAATTTGCACGTATGTTTTAATGTAGAATGAAATGTATAAACCAATAAGTAAATACATACAAATTTCCATGAACAACAGTTACTAACATAAGAATTGAAATTGTGTACTGTTCAACACTAGCTACATAGAAAGATAAGAGTAACTATGTCAACTTTGATCATCATAGATTAAAAAGGGTGCAGCATTGGATCACATTTCATTTTTTCCATCACACAATTTGATAGAAGAACAAAAGACCGCTCTTATTTGGTAAAGTAGATATCCCTGAAAGAAAGTCTAAATTTCAAAGATAGATATCTCCAAATTTGATTAGAACAGATTAGAACAGTGTGCGAAACTGATAACTTCGCTTCCATAAGGAAAAAATCAAAGGCAATTTTAGTAAGTTGCTCGTTGCAGGTCAGTAGGTAAGGTGCAAGCAAATCAACTAATTCCCCCCTTTCTAGTGAAGATGACGTGTCATGAATTTCCACTAGGAGAACCACAATTTGAAGCCCAAAAAGAACTATGACAAAATAACAAGATAGAAAAGTGATTTTTGACAGGATATATGCTCCAAGAATCGCAAGGTTCACCTTCACAATTGATCATTAAAGTAGAATAGCCCAACATACCTGATGTGTAAATCTTCTATCAGGGCTACCAAATAGACGTGCTAATCCAAAATCAGCAAGTTTAAGCTGCCCATTAGGTCCAATCAGTAAATTGTTCGGTTTCATATCTCTGTCAGGAAGAAACGGCAAAAGTTTAAGGAAGCTGAACACAAGTCCGAATCTAGTGAAATCGAGATTATACAAACACATACCTATGCAAGACCCATTTCTTGTGACAAACAGCAAGACCTTTCAATGTCATCTGAATATAAGATTTTATATCCGCAGGtgagagaaagatattcctatcaCGAATCACGGCCTCAAGATCTGTCTCCATGAACTCAAACACAAGATGCAAGTTTCCTTTGTGAGGGAAGGCATCAATCAATTCAATAATGTTAGGatccttcagctctttcaatagTTTGATTTCCCTCAGGGCAGTAAAATTCACCCCTTCCTTCTGTTTTCCAAGACGAATTTTCTTGATAGCAACAACCTGGCCGCTCTGCAGAAAACGGAATAAAAGCATACATCAGATAAGTCATTATTTCATGATACAAAATGGAACCAAATGTTTAATCAGTTAATAACTATGCCTCGATCCAAAACCAGTTGGGGTCTACCATATGAGTCCTTTATATCCATTCCACATTATCCAAGCCTAGTTGACTCCAATACTTCTAAATAATTTGTCTTTCAAGGCAATTTACCACTCGCTTAAATTAGAGGTTCTCAAAATCTCGCACTAATTCATATAGCCTAGAGAATTATGCCTTGTCGAGATTAGTTACCAAGTGAGCTCATAAACCACCAGAATCCATCTAAAATTTAGCACAAACAgaattttcttttttccttttttgtactcaattcaaaatCTTACGAAGCATAACTTGCCATTCTACTCTGCGCGataaaatttaaatcaaaacATATTCCAAAATCATAGACATCAACGGCCAGTCAATCAACAACGATTACTCCCAAACTAGTGGGGTTGTAATCGTTTGACTAATTTTAACCTGAACTTCAACCTAAAACAATCCTCCTCCTTTATGGGGACGCGAGagaacttcttcttctttatcacGTTATCTGAACATTCTATGTGAAGCTTGGAGATAGAAATCAGCAAGCATGGCATTAATTACAGAAATCCTAGAAATATTGAATCCAAAGATGGCAAATGAAAAACTCACACACACCGACGAGCTAGCACTAAGAGCTTTTTCATTTGAGCCAAGGATCTATTGGAAACAGCCTCCATACACCACAAAGATAgtggtaaggtctgcatacatcctaccctccccagatcccacttgtgggactacactgggtatgttgctgttgttgttcaATTCATAAACTTACACAGCTTAATCAATCAACCATTAAACATGACAAAATCAAAATTCAAATAGGCTATCTGAAGCTTGGAAAACCACGGCATTAATTATACAAACCTTAGAATTACTGAAACCAAAGACAGAAAACGAAAAACGCAACACACCCACGAGCTAGCACTAAGAACTTTTTCTTTTTAGTGTTCAATTTAAAAACCATACAAACCTTAAATCTCCAACCATTCAACATAACAAAATCAACATTCAACGAAAAAAAAACACCATGACTTCATAGAATTAACAATCACACCACGATACACCCACAAACTAGCACTAACAGCTTTCTCATTTTGTGTTTAATTCAAAAACTTGCAAACATTATCTCCAACAATTCAACATAACAAAATCAAAACTCAACCAAAAACACATCACAAATTCACAAAATTAAcagcttttttttctttttgtgtttaATTCAAAAACTTGCAAACATTATCTCCAACAATTCAACATAACAAAATCAAAACTCAACCAAAAACACATCACAAATTCACAAAATTaacagttttttttcttttttctttttgtgtttaATTCAAAAACTTGCAAACATTATCTCCAACCATTCAACATACCAAAATCAAAACTCAACCAAAAACACATCACAAATTCA carries:
- the LOC132634883 gene encoding cyclin-dependent kinase D-3-like, whose translation is MTEIDSLLTKKVADRYLKREVLGEGTYGVVYKAIDTKSGQVVAIKKIRLGKQKEGVNFTALREIKLLKELKDPNIIELIDAFPHKGNLHLVFEFMETDLEAVIRDRNIFLSPADIKSYIQMTLKGLAVCHKKWVLHRDMKPNNLLIGPNGQLKLADFGLARLFGSPDRRFTHQVFARWYRAPELLFGAKQYGPGVDVWAAACIFAELLLRRPFLQGNSDIDQLGKIFAAFGTPKPSQWHDMVYLPDYVEYQFVPGQPLKILFPTATEDCIDLLSKMFSYDPKTRISAEQALEHRYFSSGPPPTEPAQLPRPPPKREPANPRVSDLNPHDGPVVLSPPRKSRRVMPNREGFEANVRPEKMDDHGNEFRQAGERSEQVPMSLDFSVFGMKPPTRPTITSADRSHLKRKLDLEFQPEEE